The Microbacterium paraoxydans genome includes a window with the following:
- a CDS encoding stage II sporulation protein M, with product MDADALADARRSEWERLDALSRARLDGAGVDELIVRYRAASADLAELKTSIGESPQGAYLSTILVRARLRLTGAADSILTQTARFFRLQLPAALYRLRWTTLVIALAFVAVAVGTAAWIASDPALVATLGPPDALQQYADESFTGYYTENPAAVFMGMVWTNNAWIAMQCVLFGVTGIWPVYMLVQNALGLGTSGAVMAIHDKADLMVLYILPHGMLEMTCIFVAAAAGLHMFWAWVVPGPRTRGEALAAEGRALATVALGLVFALFLSGLVEGFVTGWALPWPVKIGIGAAALAVFLIYMLVVGRRAHLRGETGDLVEYESGTPRLVAG from the coding sequence GTGGATGCCGATGCCCTCGCCGATGCACGCCGGTCCGAATGGGAGCGGTTGGACGCCCTGAGCCGGGCTCGTCTCGACGGCGCCGGCGTCGACGAGCTCATCGTGCGCTATCGCGCCGCCTCGGCCGACCTCGCGGAGCTGAAGACCTCCATCGGCGAGTCGCCGCAGGGCGCCTACCTCTCCACGATCCTCGTGCGCGCGCGACTCCGTCTCACCGGCGCCGCGGACAGCATCCTCACCCAGACGGCGCGCTTCTTCCGGCTGCAGCTGCCGGCGGCGCTGTACCGGCTGCGATGGACGACCCTCGTCATCGCTCTCGCCTTCGTGGCCGTCGCCGTCGGGACCGCCGCCTGGATCGCGAGCGATCCCGCCCTCGTCGCCACCCTCGGGCCGCCCGACGCCCTCCAGCAGTATGCCGACGAGAGCTTCACCGGGTACTACACGGAGAACCCCGCCGCGGTGTTCATGGGCATGGTCTGGACGAACAACGCCTGGATCGCGATGCAATGCGTGCTGTTCGGCGTGACCGGGATCTGGCCCGTCTACATGCTCGTGCAGAACGCCCTGGGCCTCGGCACGTCCGGGGCCGTGATGGCGATCCACGACAAGGCCGACCTCATGGTCCTCTACATCCTGCCGCACGGCATGCTGGAGATGACGTGCATCTTCGTCGCCGCGGCCGCCGGCCTGCACATGTTCTGGGCGTGGGTGGTGCCCGGCCCCCGCACGCGCGGTGAAGCGCTCGCCGCGGAGGGGAGGGCGCTGGCCACGGTCGCCCTCGGACTCGTGTTCGCGCTCTTCCTCTCCGGACTCGTGGAGGGCTTCGTCACCGGCTGGGCGCTGCCCTGGCCGGTCAAGATCGGCATCGGGGCGGCGGCGCTCGCGGTGTTCCTCATCTACATGCTCGTCGTCGGCCGCCGGGCGCACCTGCGGGGCGAGACCGGCGATCTGGTGGAGTACGAGTCGGGCACGCCACGGCTCGTCGCGGGCTGA
- a CDS encoding DUF58 domain-containing protein, translating to MFVTGRLAVALAVGIVPLVLAGLAGYPPYAVLGGWIGLCVLLVVVDLVFAGDPRAATVTRRVPARARLGEQIPVSVAVENRGARLLDVLLRDAWQPTAGAPESRQHLRIPPGERRRVDIPLRPRRRGELVSAFVVLRSRGPLGLAGRQARHPVRGAIRVLPAFSSRKHLPSRLARLRELDGNTSIQVRGQGTEFDSLREYVRGDDVRSIDWRATARAGTTMLRTWRPERDRHVVLIVDTGRTAAARVGDGTRLDAALEAALLLSALASRAGDHVHLLMHDRVTRARVTGVDGTGLLPALTDAMAPVHARLVDTDWHAAFAAVRTLTTRPSLIVVLTAQDAAESARGFLGAFPDASRATTVLVGSVTDDGIAALARARGSREEVYLAAAAERTLRDAENVADAIRRAGGEAIAADPEDLPPRIADRYLELKAAGRL from the coding sequence GTGTTCGTCACGGGCCGCCTCGCCGTCGCCCTCGCCGTCGGCATCGTGCCGCTGGTCCTCGCGGGACTGGCGGGGTACCCGCCGTACGCCGTGCTGGGCGGATGGATCGGGCTCTGCGTGCTCCTCGTCGTGGTCGATCTCGTCTTCGCGGGTGACCCCCGCGCGGCGACCGTCACCCGGCGCGTCCCGGCGCGTGCGCGTCTCGGCGAGCAGATCCCGGTCAGCGTGGCGGTGGAGAACCGCGGGGCCCGACTGCTCGACGTCCTCCTCCGCGACGCCTGGCAGCCCACCGCCGGCGCGCCGGAGTCGCGACAGCACCTGCGCATCCCGCCTGGCGAGCGCCGGCGCGTGGACATCCCCCTCCGTCCGCGACGCCGCGGCGAGCTGGTCAGCGCCTTCGTCGTGCTCCGCTCCCGCGGCCCGCTGGGCCTCGCCGGCCGCCAGGCGCGGCACCCCGTCCGCGGCGCGATCCGCGTGCTGCCGGCGTTCTCCTCGCGCAAGCACCTGCCGTCGCGGCTCGCGCGCCTGCGCGAGCTCGACGGGAACACGAGCATCCAGGTACGCGGCCAGGGCACGGAGTTCGACTCTCTGCGCGAGTACGTGCGCGGCGACGATGTGCGCTCGATCGACTGGCGGGCGACGGCACGCGCGGGCACCACGATGCTCCGCACCTGGCGCCCGGAGCGCGATCGGCACGTCGTCCTCATCGTCGACACCGGACGGACGGCGGCCGCACGCGTGGGCGACGGCACGAGACTCGACGCCGCGCTGGAGGCGGCCCTGCTGCTCTCCGCGCTCGCCTCCCGCGCCGGTGATCACGTGCACCTGCTCATGCACGACCGTGTCACCCGGGCGCGGGTCACCGGCGTGGACGGCACCGGGCTCCTGCCCGCGCTGACCGACGCCATGGCCCCGGTGCACGCCCGTCTCGTCGACACGGACTGGCACGCGGCCTTCGCGGCGGTGCGCACCCTGACGACCCGCCCCTCCCTCATCGTCGTGCTCACCGCTCAGGACGCGGCCGAGTCCGCCCGGGGCTTCCTCGGGGCCTTCCCCGATGCCTCCCGGGCCACCACGGTGCTCGTCGGGTCGGTGACCGATGACGGCATCGCCGCGCTCGCCCGTGCCCGGGGGTCCCGCGAGGAGGTCTACCTCGCCGCCGCCGCCGAGCGCACGCTTCGCGACGCCGAGAACGTCGCGGACGCGATCCGCCGGGCGGGCGGGGAGGCCATCGCCGCCGACCCGGAGGATCTGCCGCCCCGGATCGCCGACCGCTACCTCGAGCTCAAGGCGGCGGGACGGCTCTGA
- a CDS encoding O-antigen ligase family protein, which produces MAQYTKHPVAAPPTAPERESTGHLLLRGYVIAVLFVAFAHSAVYNLLGEVGAAITLALFTAATLAIGIPMLARNRPQPFRWRRLPWAALGYAALALLSVVWSQWRVPTVATGVLFAAVTVNGLFIAHVLTWHEIVRALSSAFKWILGLSLALELWVSLVLHGPLLPNFVDLPPGKIDPQWYWVRDNLFDGGRIQGILGNANLLGIVSLFALITFGVLFAARSRWRTTLALWMLLAAYFLFRTASATALACAGAAAVVLLVALLMRRAASPGARTRIYVIAIGSIAVGALVLWLLREPLLGLLGRSADLTGRSSKIWEKVLERVAEHPVIGNGFSSPWVPTDPAFDGWIVDHGITVFHAHNMWLDVLLQLGIVGLVLMAVAYGSLLWRSWFFAVDRPRWDLDAHRPYSPLTLLPSLFTVVLLVQGLTESTPIMLWGWLLLVLLSFKLKSVPLVGVGERDLVFERGATPRRVP; this is translated from the coding sequence ATGGCCCAGTACACCAAGCACCCGGTGGCCGCCCCGCCCACCGCGCCCGAGCGCGAATCCACGGGGCACCTCCTGCTGCGCGGGTACGTGATCGCCGTCCTCTTCGTGGCGTTCGCCCACTCCGCGGTCTACAACCTGCTGGGAGAGGTCGGCGCGGCGATCACGCTCGCACTCTTCACCGCGGCCACGCTGGCGATCGGGATCCCGATGCTCGCCCGGAACCGTCCGCAGCCGTTCCGCTGGCGCCGGCTGCCGTGGGCGGCCCTCGGCTACGCGGCCCTCGCCCTCCTCTCCGTCGTCTGGTCGCAGTGGCGTGTGCCGACCGTGGCGACGGGCGTCCTGTTCGCCGCGGTCACCGTGAACGGCCTCTTCATCGCGCACGTGCTCACGTGGCACGAGATCGTCCGCGCCCTGTCCTCCGCGTTCAAGTGGATCCTGGGGCTGTCCCTCGCCCTCGAGCTCTGGGTCTCGCTCGTCCTGCACGGCCCGCTGCTGCCGAACTTCGTCGACCTCCCGCCGGGGAAGATCGACCCGCAGTGGTACTGGGTCCGCGACAACCTCTTCGACGGAGGGCGCATCCAGGGCATCCTCGGCAACGCGAACCTGCTCGGCATCGTGTCGCTCTTCGCCCTCATCACCTTCGGCGTGCTGTTCGCGGCGAGGTCCCGCTGGCGCACGACGCTCGCGCTGTGGATGCTGCTGGCCGCGTACTTCCTGTTCCGCACGGCGTCGGCCACCGCCCTCGCGTGCGCCGGGGCCGCCGCCGTCGTGCTCCTCGTCGCCCTGCTCATGCGGCGCGCCGCCTCACCGGGCGCGCGCACCCGGATCTACGTCATCGCGATCGGGTCGATCGCCGTGGGCGCCCTCGTGCTCTGGCTGCTGCGCGAACCGCTGCTCGGCCTGCTCGGCCGCAGCGCGGATCTGACCGGCCGGTCGAGCAAGATCTGGGAGAAGGTCCTGGAGCGCGTCGCGGAGCACCCCGTGATCGGCAACGGGTTCTCGAGCCCCTGGGTGCCCACCGACCCGGCATTCGACGGCTGGATCGTCGACCACGGCATCACCGTCTTCCACGCCCACAACATGTGGTTGGACGTGCTGCTGCAGCTCGGCATCGTCGGCCTCGTGCTGATGGCCGTCGCGTACGGCAGCCTGCTCTGGCGCTCCTGGTTCTTCGCCGTCGACCGGCCGCGATGGGATCTCGACGCGCATCGCCCCTACTCTCCGCTGACGCTGCTGCCCAGCCTGTTCACCGTCGTGCTGCTGGTGCAGGGGCTCACGGAGTCCACCCCGATCATGCTGTGGGGCTGGCTGCTCCTGGTGCTCCTGTCCTTCAAGCTCAAGTCGGTGCCGCTGGTCGGCGTCGGCGAACGGGACCTCGTCTTCGAGCGCGGCGCGACGCCACGGCGGGTGCCGTGA
- a CDS encoding DUF3499 family protein, with protein sequence MDGRLCSKVGCAREAVATLTYDYGDQMAALGPLGAANDPQAHDLCAPHADRLSVPAGWLVVRHEALRA encoded by the coding sequence ATGGACGGACGACTGTGCTCGAAGGTCGGCTGCGCGCGCGAGGCCGTGGCCACCCTCACATATGACTACGGCGACCAGATGGCCGCGCTCGGCCCGCTCGGCGCGGCCAACGACCCGCAGGCGCATGATCTGTGCGCCCCGCATGCCGATCGGCTGTCGGTTCCCGCGGGCTGGCTGGTCGTGCGCCACGAGGCGCTCCGCGCCTGA
- a CDS encoding glycosyltransferase, producing the protein MPARVHALIVARPGPSARAQLLRTLDAVRAQTVPPAAVTLIMCGDAATARESEAVAATVEGIIEARPSTSFAEAIDLARPRILDGSAIWILAQDTAPHPRALERLTGMLERSPSAAIVAPKLVATDNDREIVSLGVSMTTFGRAVELAAGELDQGQHDRMDDALGADIRGLLIRGEVREALRPDPALAGADEGLDLGVRARLGGGRVVLAPAARVSAAPDGPAALPTGRSRRAFVTRLAQLHRRLAYAPAAAVPLHWLTFLPLALWRSLAHLVGKRPEAVFPEWGAALTAMLRFGAVARSRARIRSFRSSTWASIAPLRVTPSQLRRRLDDGHGSEHGAVSELRFFSGGGAWAVLAALVVSIASFTSLLAWPALGGGGLLPLRETVGALWRDAAWGMRGVGLDVVGPADPFAAVVALLGSLWPGAPSFAVVLLWILALPLAVLGGWFAATRVTDRAGLRIFAGIAWALAPTFLTALVDGRPAAVLVHLLLPWLFHSAVVAHRSWGAAGSASLLLAAVVACAPVLAPALAVLWVVALGIVLGTAQFRGAGRLLWLPLPTAALFAPLIFWQLAHGTPLGLFADPGLTWLGPQAAADAAGRLALATGFPTEDLAGWATVVPGTWAALLCAPLALLALGSAVSPRWRAGITLLVVALTGLATAFLAVGVSVAFTQGTAVPIWPGTGLSLAWIGVVGAATVTLDTAFPLPRLRVAATGVAALALVACAVPALTALHTDRSALTNGPESTLPAYVRAQAAGDQPVATLILTPQNDGGLAVEVVHGASETLGAQTTMLSTAVEPQGDDVSTLAVDLISARDFDAPSELLDRGISYVLLAAVDDEGDRARSLRTASVAAIDQRAGLMQAGSTDRGVLWRLEGEPAAPAELSGSAEGTARLVVTVQLLVVLAALLLSIPTRASRRAARARSRIVGRAPEEPLVLPRHAEDREPETVDEPPVGAVEDPQDEPALRDEALAPIADAEPGDDGADPPQAADEDDTTGAPDAHGGPVAARQDDARTAEEDR; encoded by the coding sequence ATGCCAGCCCGAGTTCATGCCCTCATCGTCGCGCGCCCCGGCCCCTCCGCACGCGCCCAGCTTCTCCGCACGCTCGACGCCGTGCGCGCCCAGACCGTCCCGCCCGCGGCCGTCACGCTGATCATGTGCGGCGACGCCGCCACCGCTCGGGAGAGCGAAGCGGTCGCCGCCACGGTCGAGGGCATCATCGAGGCGCGGCCCTCGACGTCCTTCGCAGAGGCCATCGACCTGGCGCGCCCCCGCATCCTCGACGGCTCCGCGATCTGGATCCTCGCGCAGGACACCGCGCCGCACCCGCGCGCCCTGGAGCGCCTCACCGGCATGCTGGAGCGCTCGCCGTCCGCCGCGATCGTCGCGCCGAAGCTCGTCGCCACCGACAACGACCGCGAGATCGTGTCCCTGGGTGTGAGCATGACCACCTTCGGCCGCGCGGTGGAGCTCGCGGCGGGGGAGCTGGATCAGGGCCAGCACGATCGGATGGACGACGCTCTCGGCGCCGACATCCGCGGCCTGCTCATCCGCGGCGAGGTGCGCGAGGCCCTGCGCCCCGACCCCGCCCTGGCCGGCGCGGACGAGGGTCTCGATCTCGGCGTGCGCGCTCGGCTCGGAGGCGGTCGGGTCGTGCTCGCCCCGGCGGCGCGGGTCTCCGCCGCTCCGGACGGTCCGGCGGCACTGCCGACAGGACGATCCCGCCGTGCCTTCGTCACCCGTCTCGCGCAACTGCATCGGCGTCTCGCTTACGCCCCGGCGGCCGCAGTCCCCCTGCACTGGCTGACCTTCCTGCCCCTCGCGCTCTGGCGCTCCCTCGCCCATCTCGTCGGCAAGCGGCCGGAGGCGGTGTTCCCGGAGTGGGGAGCCGCCCTCACCGCCATGCTCCGGTTCGGGGCCGTCGCCCGATCGCGGGCTCGGATCCGGTCCTTCCGCTCCTCCACCTGGGCGAGCATCGCCCCGCTGCGGGTCACGCCGTCGCAGTTGCGACGCCGGCTCGACGACGGGCACGGCAGCGAGCACGGAGCCGTCAGCGAGCTCCGCTTCTTCTCCGGCGGCGGGGCGTGGGCGGTCCTGGCCGCTCTCGTGGTGAGCATCGCCTCCTTCACCAGCCTCCTCGCCTGGCCGGCGCTGGGCGGGGGCGGCCTGCTTCCGCTGCGGGAGACGGTCGGCGCGCTGTGGCGGGACGCGGCCTGGGGGATGCGCGGGGTCGGTCTCGACGTCGTCGGCCCCGCCGATCCGTTCGCCGCCGTCGTCGCCCTGCTCGGCTCGCTGTGGCCCGGTGCGCCCTCCTTCGCGGTGGTCCTGCTGTGGATCCTCGCGCTTCCCCTCGCCGTCCTCGGCGGGTGGTTCGCCGCCACCCGGGTCACCGATCGTGCCGGTCTGCGCATCTTCGCCGGTATCGCGTGGGCCCTCGCGCCGACCTTCCTCACCGCGCTCGTCGACGGCCGACCGGCCGCGGTCCTCGTGCATCTGCTGCTGCCGTGGCTGTTCCACTCCGCGGTCGTCGCACACCGCTCCTGGGGCGCCGCCGGCAGCGCGTCCCTGCTCCTCGCCGCCGTCGTGGCGTGCGCACCGGTGCTCGCGCCGGCGCTCGCCGTGCTGTGGGTCGTGGCGCTCGGGATCGTGCTCGGCACCGCGCAGTTCCGCGGCGCCGGCCGCCTCCTCTGGCTGCCCCTGCCCACGGCTGCCCTGTTCGCGCCGCTGATCTTCTGGCAGCTCGCCCACGGCACCCCCCTGGGCCTGTTCGCGGACCCCGGGCTGACCTGGCTCGGGCCGCAGGCCGCGGCCGATGCCGCCGGGCGTCTCGCCCTCGCCACCGGGTTCCCGACCGAGGATCTCGCCGGCTGGGCGACGGTCGTCCCCGGCACCTGGGCGGCACTGCTGTGCGCTCCGCTCGCGCTGCTCGCCCTCGGGTCCGCCGTGTCCCCGCGGTGGCGCGCCGGCATCACTCTCCTGGTCGTCGCCCTGACCGGCCTGGCGACCGCGTTCCTCGCCGTGGGCGTCAGCGTCGCCTTCACGCAGGGCACCGCCGTCCCGATCTGGCCGGGCACCGGATTGAGCCTCGCGTGGATCGGCGTGGTCGGCGCCGCGACGGTCACCCTGGACACGGCCTTCCCGCTGCCTCGGCTCCGCGTCGCCGCGACGGGTGTGGCGGCTCTCGCACTCGTCGCCTGCGCCGTACCTGCCCTCACCGCGCTCCACACCGATCGATCCGCGCTGACCAACGGTCCCGAATCGACGCTTCCGGCGTACGTGCGCGCACAGGCGGCCGGAGACCAGCCCGTCGCGACCCTCATCCTCACGCCGCAGAACGACGGCGGGCTCGCCGTCGAGGTCGTCCACGGCGCCAGTGAGACCCTGGGCGCACAGACGACGATGCTCTCGACCGCGGTCGAGCCCCAGGGCGACGACGTCTCCACCCTCGCGGTGGACCTCATCTCGGCCCGCGACTTCGACGCGCCCTCGGAACTGCTCGACCGGGGGATCAGCTACGTGCTCCTCGCGGCGGTGGACGATGAGGGGGATCGGGCCCGGTCGCTGCGGACCGCGTCCGTGGCGGCCATCGACCAGCGCGCCGGTCTCATGCAGGCCGGGTCCACCGACCGCGGCGTCCTGTGGCGTCTCGAGGGGGAGCCCGCCGCGCCCGCCGAGCTGAGCGGGAGCGCGGAGGGCACGGCGCGCCTCGTCGTGACCGTCCAGCTGCTGGTCGTCCTCGCCGCCCTGCTGCTGTCCATCCCGACCCGTGCGTCGCGGCGCGCCGCGCGGGCGCGGTCCCGCATCGTCGGCCGAGCGCCCGAGGAGCCGCTGGTGCTCCCGCGGCACGCCGAGGATCGCGAGCCGGAGACCGTGGACGAGCCCCCGGTGGGTGCCGTGGAGGACCCGCAGGACGAACCGGCTCTCCGCGACGAGGCCCTTGCCCCGATCGCGGACGCCGAACCAGGGGACGACGGCGCGGATCCGCCGCAGGCGGCGGATGAGGACGACACCACGGGTGCTCCCGACGCGCACGGCGGCCCGGTCGCCGCACGCCAGGACGACGCCCGCACGGCGGAGGAGGACCGATGA
- a CDS encoding DUF5719 family protein: protein MTGTRAFRVVATSARLATGVVVAAACVVGVVAAVHAPWPTVTHEPAQEQVTPLPGDSVLLCSGDFRALGRNTAAPLEMRAAGTPRVTAGGTSGAPTSSGLAAPDLVDGDDVPVLTGAVEGRSAPLIAGAESVRLAADDLAGLAASPCGVPRLESWLIGGSVGTGAEDVVLLANASDVAATVTLAVYGTARGGRTVIVPPRTQTALPLTSVAAGNDVPVVKVSAVGAPVRAVLQSALMRVLDPVGADQQEAVAGPQQHLVLPGVQAFETEGDQGDMTVLRLLAPGADATARVRVTGQSGAAGLDEFVVPLTADEPTQVSLSGLEPGTYTVEIDADAPVVAGVRQQDGFGADSDFAWVTPAPQIDTEVAFAVPAGPSPKLQLANPADEEVTVTLRTIEGDAPQEITVPAGGTRAVEVRADRSYLLQPAGPVHAAVTLTGAGALAVLPVPAPAGVENSITVYP, encoded by the coding sequence ATGACCGGCACGCGCGCATTCCGAGTCGTCGCCACGAGCGCGCGCCTCGCCACCGGCGTCGTGGTCGCGGCGGCGTGCGTCGTCGGGGTGGTCGCGGCGGTGCACGCCCCGTGGCCCACGGTGACCCATGAGCCTGCACAGGAACAGGTGACGCCGCTTCCCGGGGACAGCGTCCTGCTGTGCTCCGGCGACTTCCGCGCCCTCGGCCGGAACACGGCGGCGCCGCTGGAGATGCGCGCCGCGGGCACGCCACGGGTGACCGCGGGAGGCACGTCGGGTGCACCGACGTCGTCCGGGCTCGCCGCCCCCGACCTCGTGGACGGCGACGACGTCCCCGTGCTCACCGGCGCGGTGGAGGGCCGGTCGGCGCCCCTGATCGCCGGAGCGGAGTCGGTGAGGCTCGCCGCCGACGACCTCGCGGGCCTCGCGGCTTCGCCCTGCGGCGTGCCGCGCCTGGAGTCGTGGTTGATCGGCGGGTCCGTCGGCACCGGCGCGGAGGACGTCGTCCTGCTCGCGAACGCCTCCGATGTCGCGGCGACCGTGACCCTCGCCGTCTACGGGACCGCTCGGGGCGGCCGCACGGTGATCGTGCCGCCGCGCACGCAGACCGCCCTTCCGCTGACCTCCGTCGCGGCGGGCAACGACGTGCCCGTCGTCAAGGTCAGCGCCGTCGGAGCCCCCGTGCGTGCCGTGCTGCAGTCCGCCCTGATGCGGGTGCTCGACCCCGTGGGCGCGGACCAGCAGGAGGCGGTCGCCGGCCCGCAGCAGCACCTCGTCCTCCCGGGGGTGCAGGCCTTCGAGACCGAGGGCGACCAGGGCGACATGACCGTCCTCCGCCTGCTCGCCCCCGGAGCGGACGCCACGGCGCGCGTGCGGGTCACGGGGCAGAGCGGTGCCGCCGGACTCGACGAGTTCGTCGTGCCGCTCACCGCGGACGAGCCGACGCAGGTGTCGCTGAGCGGACTGGAGCCCGGGACCTACACCGTGGAGATCGATGCGGACGCACCGGTCGTCGCCGGAGTCCGGCAGCAGGACGGCTTCGGGGCGGACTCCGACTTCGCCTGGGTGACGCCCGCACCGCAGATCGACACCGAGGTGGCCTTCGCGGTCCCCGCGGGGCCGAGCCCGAAGCTGCAGCTGGCCAACCCCGCGGACGAGGAGGTCACGGTCACCCTCCGCACGATCGAGGGAGACGCTCCGCAGGAGATCACCGTTCCGGCCGGCGGCACCCGCGCGGTCGAGGTCCGCGCCGATCGGTCCTACCTGCTCCAGCCCGCGGGGCCGGTGCACGCGGCGGTGACGCTGACGGGAGCCGGGGCGCTGGCGGTCCTGCCGGTCCCCGCGCCCGCCGGGGTGGAGAACTCGATCACCGTCTATCCCTGA
- the manA gene encoding mannose-6-phosphate isomerase, class I encodes MLRSLTNVPRDYAWGSPSLLAELEGREPSGVPEAEVWFGDHPGDPADLDGGGTLDEVTGGTLPYLLKLLAAARPLSIQVHPTKEQARAGWARESALPLDDPRRNYRDDNHKPELLVALSERFESLSGLRPVADTLRLLDALDDVPGVRSLRERLTGAADPLGDAIGWLLGGEAQTAVDEVIAAVRRAADGPAGQEHPSLRAVAAIAETSPGDPGVVVALLMNHLVLRRGEGVFLRAGLLHAYLSGLGVEIMAASDNVLRGGLTPKRIDVPELLAILDTTPGEVPVLRPEGDEAVTTYSVPVPDFALRRVRLDGEPIAVEVDGPTMVLATGGAVRVATESGADIALRVGAVAFADAEERRLTLSGTGEAFVATPGH; translated from the coding sequence ATGCTGCGCAGCCTCACGAACGTGCCCCGCGACTACGCCTGGGGGTCGCCGTCGCTCCTCGCCGAACTCGAAGGGCGCGAGCCGTCCGGGGTGCCGGAGGCCGAGGTGTGGTTCGGCGACCACCCGGGCGACCCCGCCGACCTCGACGGCGGAGGGACGCTGGACGAGGTGACGGGTGGCACGCTGCCCTACCTGCTGAAGCTGCTCGCGGCCGCGCGGCCGCTGTCGATCCAGGTGCACCCGACGAAGGAGCAGGCGAGGGCCGGCTGGGCGCGGGAGAGCGCCCTGCCGCTCGACGACCCGCGACGCAACTACCGCGACGACAACCACAAGCCGGAGCTCCTCGTGGCCCTCAGCGAGCGCTTCGAATCGCTCAGCGGTCTGCGTCCGGTCGCCGACACCCTGCGTCTCCTCGACGCCCTCGACGACGTCCCGGGGGTGCGGTCCCTGCGCGAGCGGCTCACGGGCGCGGCGGACCCGCTCGGAGACGCGATCGGGTGGCTGCTCGGGGGAGAGGCGCAGACCGCGGTGGACGAGGTCATCGCCGCCGTCCGCCGCGCCGCGGACGGACCCGCGGGTCAGGAGCACCCGTCGCTGCGCGCCGTCGCCGCCATCGCCGAGACCTCGCCCGGAGATCCGGGGGTCGTGGTCGCTCTGCTCATGAACCATCTCGTGCTGCGTCGCGGCGAGGGCGTCTTCCTGCGGGCGGGCCTGCTGCACGCGTACCTCTCCGGTCTCGGCGTGGAGATCATGGCGGCCAGCGACAACGTGCTCCGCGGCGGCCTGACGCCCAAGCGCATCGACGTGCCGGAGCTGCTCGCGATCCTGGACACCACGCCCGGCGAGGTGCCGGTGCTGCGGCCGGAGGGCGACGAGGCCGTGACGACGTACTCCGTGCCGGTGCCGGACTTCGCCCTCCGCCGGGTGCGCCTCGACGGTGAGCCGATCGCCGTGGAGGTGGACGGCCCGACGATGGTGCTGGCCACCGGCGGTGCGGTCCGCGTGGCCACGGAGTCGGGAGCGGACATCGCGCTCCGGGTCGGTGCGGTCGCCTTCGCCGATGCCGAGGAGCGCCGCCTGACGCTCTCGGGCACGGGGGAGGCCTTCGTGGCCACCCCCGGGCACTGA
- a CDS encoding WhiB family transcriptional regulator has product MTGYRSDVPENWFVDPVNLGVPGVRRSDPDDDNALAWQSDALCSQTDPEAFFPEKGGSTRDAKRICTSCDVRGECLEYALANDERFGIWGGLSERERRKLKRRAS; this is encoded by the coding sequence ATGACGGGATACCGTTCCGATGTGCCGGAGAACTGGTTCGTCGATCCGGTCAACCTCGGTGTCCCCGGGGTCCGCCGGTCCGACCCGGACGACGACAACGCGCTCGCGTGGCAGAGCGACGCCCTGTGCTCGCAGACCGACCCCGAGGCCTTCTTCCCGGAGAAGGGCGGCTCCACGCGCGACGCCAAGCGCATCTGCACCTCGTGCGACGTGCGTGGCGAGTGCCTCGAGTACGCGCTGGCCAACGACGAGCGCTTCGGCATCTGGGGCGGCCTCTCCGAGCGCGAGCGTCGCAAGCTCAAGCGCCGCGCCAGCTGA
- a CDS encoding RDD family protein — translation MSAQIDVSDEVLSGEAVAIDVQPVGFLLRAAGAVIDMLLGYAVFVGSIFLRLWLLDIGVLDPATDRIALVASLVVSFVVLPITMEVALKGRSLGKLAVGGRIVRMDGGAAGFRHAFIRALLGVLEIYLTFGGLAVLVGAFTARSQRLGDLVAGTYSQRVRTPKLFTPAPVLPPALAGWAQVADVARLPDRLARRISQFLVSAPRMLPAARERVAADLLAEATPYVSPVPAAPAELVLVGVTVLRRERERRALENADRRAEKLTGRRLGV, via the coding sequence ATGTCCGCGCAGATCGACGTCTCCGACGAGGTGCTCTCCGGAGAGGCGGTCGCGATCGACGTGCAGCCCGTGGGGTTCCTCCTCCGGGCGGCGGGGGCCGTGATCGACATGCTGCTGGGCTACGCCGTCTTCGTCGGATCGATCTTCCTGCGCCTCTGGCTCCTCGACATCGGCGTGCTCGACCCGGCCACGGATCGCATCGCCCTCGTGGCCTCCCTCGTCGTCAGCTTCGTCGTCCTGCCGATCACGATGGAGGTGGCCCTCAAGGGCCGAAGCCTCGGCAAGCTCGCGGTCGGCGGGCGGATCGTGCGGATGGACGGCGGCGCGGCGGGGTTCCGGCATGCGTTCATCCGCGCCCTGCTCGGTGTGTTGGAGATCTACCTCACCTTCGGCGGCCTCGCGGTCCTGGTCGGCGCCTTCACGGCGCGATCCCAGCGGCTGGGCGACCTCGTCGCCGGCACCTACAGCCAGCGGGTGCGCACGCCGAAGCTGTTCACCCCGGCTCCCGTCCTGCCCCCAGCGCTGGCGGGGTGGGCGCAGGTCGCCGACGTGGCCCGTCTCCCCGACCGCCTCGCCCGCCGCATCTCGCAGTTCCTCGTGAGCGCCCCGCGCATGCTCCCGGCGGCGCGCGAGCGCGTGGCGGCCGACCTGCTGGCCGAGGCGACACCGTACGTCTCCCCCGTGCCGGCCGCGCCCGCGGAGCTCGTCCTGGTCGGCGTCACCGTGCTGCGGCGGGAGCGGGAGCGGCGGGCGCTGGAGAACGCCGACCGTCGGGCGGAGAAGCTCACCGGGCGGCGCCTGGGCGTCTGA